From Phaenicophaeus curvirostris isolate KB17595 unplaced genomic scaffold, BPBGC_Pcur_1.0 scaffold_160, whole genome shotgun sequence, a single genomic window includes:
- the HPS6 gene encoding BLOC-2 complex member HPS6, translating into MKAAGMLQQVSDFTDFSRGHQLRELLCQGEEPSHIQYSPDGQHLVVLQKSRPPPLARVVAFQRHGIGRAALERNWQPPQPALVGLLFLQSPGTLGSWALALVWEHGRTEVWHFVVTVGWQLLQTLELCQGVRARIISVCSQGASLVWCEERPPLDAHSDMSKCAFRFCVCTRALEVGEQGVRLGAVRIVLHNSPEYQVLASPQHVFLVPATANFATTSKFLIIWHPEKAKLTITAPSAGFIHSKVLRSSSESDFRKLLLGSVGFLSGLAPLDIHTCAVSNSGGLLLVSTKGAVNMVEPDGTQRHIFDLEGRTLAQGGPVQLKTFGSILACVLAGVLYLIDQNSGRLIEKKILSMKEVHFLESPGEEDSIQLLSQTGIYSFSFSKPEDSSRPEQCLVETVFEEACRYYQRRSLSSSKLTVEKLKKGGVFQAPVALAAILQHSLRQMQKPPRGLQDTYTKLLSTISLELQSYMSLELLKTCVVCASENEVESCCEELVEQEVSRVLHSDMDKDNLAYLNSIFASFPRAAWKATRSCLQLQQNGDGLLVARATPEVWKKILGGLEQEEVGQNGVVPLFELICTSFLMFKPKWLPSFVELTQQYVSISWAYSSKEGPEGRVPLYKRALGVLARKNKRSEADDEMELELLLCSKRPKAVLQALHLLIRLKRWQRVVEVAEKFSKLSPLLNKEIFTTLLAEFARHRELDPYLDMLWPLCPAEVTVSDILSVVLQHLPHSQEDPVPFSSVENQLTVGLLKPLLQTVVQRPCIQEEMYSDALQSPTFPPPTPPREHKIPSKAAADDAPQSPMARTSSSSALLQGDTV; encoded by the coding sequence ATGAAGGCGGCCGGGATGCTGCAGCAGGTCTCCGACTTCACAGACTTCAGCCGAGGCCACCAGCTccgggagctgctctgccagggagaagagcccagccaCATCCAGTACAGCCCCGACGGGCAGCACCTGGTGGTCCTGCAGAAGAGCCGGCCACCCCCCTTGGCCCGCGTGGTGGCCTTCCAACGCCACGGCATCGGCAGAGCCGCCCTGGAGAGGAACTGGCAGCCACCCCAGCCAGCCCTTGTGGGGCTGCTCTTCCTGCAGAGCCCTGGGACACTGGGCTCCTGGGCCTTGGCCCTTGTCTGGGAGCATGGCCGGACTGAAGTCTGGCACTTTGTTGTCACCgtgggctggcagctgctgcagacGCTGGAGCTCTGCCAGGGTGTCCGGGCACGAATCATCTCAGTGTGCAGCCAGGGAGCCAGCTTGGTGTGGTGTGAGGAGAGGCCTCCCCTGGATGCCCACTCGGACATGAGTAAGTGTGCCTTCAGGTTCTGTGTCTGCACCCGGGCTCTGGAGGTGGGGGAGCAAGGCGTGCGGCTGGGCGCTGTAAGGATAGTTCTGCACAACAGCCCTGAGTACCAGGTCCTGGCCTCCCCCCAGCATGTCTTCTTGGTGCCTGCCACTGCCAACTTTGCCACCACTTCCAAATTCCTCATCATCTGGCATCCTGAGAAGGCAAAGCTCACCATCACAGCCCCCTCAGCAGGCTTCATCCACAGCAAGGTGCTGCGCTCAAGCAGCGAGTCAGACTTCAGGAAGCTCCTGCTCGGCTCTGTGGGTTTTCTCTCTGGTTTGGCGCCCCTGGACATTCACACCTGTGCTGTATCCAACAGTggggggctgctgctggtgaGCACGAAGGGGGCTGTGAACATGGTGGAGCCAGATGGGACACAGAGGCATATCTTTGACCTGGAGGGGAGGACTCTGGCCCAAGGAGGTCCTGTCCAGCTGAAGACATTTGGCAGCATCCTGGCCTGCGTGCTGGCTGGGGTGCTGTACCTCATCGACCAGAATAGTGGAAGGCTCATAGAAAAGAAGATCCTGAGTATGAAAGAAGTGCATTTCCTGGAGTCCCCAGGAGAGGAGGACAGTATCCAGCTCCTCAGTCAAACTGGCATCTACAGCTTTAGCTTCTCCAAACCTGAGGACAGCAGCAGGCCTGAGCAGTGCCTGGTGGAGACAGTGTTTGAGGAGGCCTGCAGATACTACCAGAGGAGGAGCCTTAGCAGCTCCAAGCTGACGGTGGAGAAGTTGAAGAAAGGTGGTGTATTCCAGGCTCCTGTGGCTCTTGCTGCCATCCTGCAGCACAGCCTCCGCCAGATGCAGAAACCACCCCGAGGTCTGCAAGACACTTACACCAAGCTGTTGAGCACAATAAGCCTGGAGCTACAGAGCTACATGAGCCTAGAGCTCCTCAAGACCTGCGTGGTGTGTGCATCAGAGAATGAAGTGGAAAGCTGCTGTGAGGAACTGGTGGAGCAGGAGGTCAGCCGCGTTCTGCACTCTGACATGGACAAGGACAACTTGGCCTACCTGAATTCCATCTTTGCCTCCTTCCCCAGGGCTGCTTGGAAGGCCACGAGGAGCTGCCTACAGCTGCAGCAGAATGGGGATGGACTCTTGGTAGCCAGGGCCACCCCAGAGGTGTGGAAGAAGATcctgggagggctggagcaggaaGAAGTGGGGCAGAATGGGGTGGTCCCACTCTTTGAGCTCATCTGCACCTCCTTCCTGATGTTCAAACCCAAGTGGCTGCCCAGTTTTGTGGAGCTGACCCAGCAGTACGTTAGCATCTCTTGGGCGTACAGCAGTAAGGAGGGCCCAGAGGGCCGGGTGCCGCTGTACAAGAGGGCGCTGGGAGTACTGGCGAGGAAGAACAAGCGCAGTGAGGCAGATGATGAGATGGAGCTCgaactgctgctctgcagcaagaGACCTAAGGCTGTGCTGCAAGCTCTGCACCTTCTCATCCGCCTGAAGCGATGGCAGCGGGTGGTGGAGGTGGCAGAGAAGTTCTCCAAGCTCAGCCCCCTGCTTAACAAGGAGATATTCACCACACTGCTGGCAGAGTTTGCCCGGCACCGTGAGCTGGATCCTTATCTGGACATGCTGTGGCCACTGTGCCCTGCTGAGGTCACCGTCTCAGATATCCTCAGCGTGGTCCTGCAGCACCTCCCTCACTCCCAGGAAGACCCAGTGCCCTTCTCCAGCGTGGAGAACCAGCTGACTGTAGGCTTGCTCAAGCCACTGCTGCAAACGGTTGTGCAACGTCCCTGCATCCAGGAGGAGATGTACTCGGATGCTTTGCAGAGCCCCACCttcccccctcccaccccaccccgaGAGCACAAGATCCcctcaaaagcagcagctgatgatGCCCCTCAGTCACCCATGGCAAGgacatcctcctcctcagcactgCTCCAGGGTGACACGGTGTGA
- the LOC138734707 gene encoding prominin-1-A-like: MELEHVPQPVFGPGLEAPGSSVAGLAGMVRGFLRLVQPNALPAELITGFVQPQRDGDTKEQVQELLLYELGFLVCVAIGLLFIVLVPLVGCCFCCCRCCGNCGGRMYQKQSRRMSCRRQALWTSVLLVSALLLAGDVCAFVSNTRFSQAVRGTFPNVNNTLGDVSTYVASIPQQINFIIDSSDVPLGHANHSLQDIGPSLGGRIISGIRSSTDGALGSLQSLLQETEMLVAAFGSIARARSHLEELQSNYSQQLAHLWDGINQTLQRCGRPCGTVSLDGLSFSANFSTIPGVERQLEALGDVSVSNIAADLEKVNSTLETTTAKVQEQSQDVVTKTQDQLALIRQEIRSLQDQMPFLDVEENVEAFVSSTTSVLEEYREPVITLDGLRWSVCVLLCCTVLLVVLCNVFGLLLGPLGLKESVLPTQRSRLSNAGGNFFMAGVGFSFIFSWLLMLLVLVTFMLGGNIYMVVCESWHSRQLFQLLDTPGLIPGFNLSELLGQEDGTTNFSEIYRQCQQDAPLWQTLHLDQRVSLDEVLNISQYKGEISVAFKKMNITLSPISLLNQSQKDVLLNASRAGQPPDFTSILEQLDQNVTEGRLLDLAAELEQLADKADADVRDNLKADARQLRELDKEMQMSFSGPLQSLRENIHLVQHEAAQLEAQTNAALDKASEAQEFLERETANIIKNETWAFLEGLLDFFETYISWAKNSLTGDVARCKPVAQTLDNVETITCDYILDSLNAFWFGLGWCTFFLLPSIILAVRLAKFYRRMDIADVYRDETFEMPPTLNSYKMPQPTTRH; the protein is encoded by the exons AACTGATCACAGGTTTTGTGCAGCcccagagggatggggacaccaaggaGCAAGTCCAGGAG CTGTTGCTCTATGAACTGGGTTTCCTGGTCTGTGTGGCCATCGGGCTCCTCTTCATTGTCCTCGTGCCGCTGGTGggatgctgcttctgctgctgccgctgctgcggGAACTGTGGGGGCCGCATGTACCAGAAGCAGAGCCGGCGGATGAGCTGCAGGCGCCAGGCGCTCTGGACCTCTGTCCTGCTGgtctctgctctcctcct GGCTGGTGATGTCTGCGCCTTCGTCAGCAACACTCGCTTCTCCCAGGCCGTGCGCGGCACCTTCCCCAACGTCAACAACACCCTGGGCGATGTCAGCACCTACGTGGCCTCCATCCCCCAG CAAATCAATTTTATCATCGACAGCAGTGACGTCCCGCTGGGCCACGCCAACCACAGCCTCCAGG ACATTGGGCCCAGCCTGGGTGGCAGGATCATCTCTGGCATCAGGAGCAGCACAGATGGGGCTCTGGGATCCCTCCAGAGCCTCTTGCAAG AGACAGAGATGCTGGTGGCCGCCTTTGGCAGCATCGCTCGCGCTCGCTCGCACCTTGAGGAGCTGCAAAGCAACTACAGCCAGCAGCTGGCCCACCTGTGGGATGGCATCAACCAGACCCTGCAGCGCTGCGGCCGCCCCTGCGGAACCGTGTCCCTGGATGGGCTCTCCTTCAGTGCCAACTTCAGCACG atccctggTGTGGAGCGGCAGCTGGAGGCACTGGGCGATGTGTCTGTCTCCAACATAGCAGCTGATTTAGAGAAG GTTAACAGCACGTTGGAAACAACCACTGCTAAGGTGCAAGAGCAGTCACAGGACGTGGTGACAA AGACCCAGGACCAACTGGCCCTCATCAGGCAGGAGATCAGAAGCTTACAGGACCAGATGCCATTCCTGGATGTGGAGGAGAACGTTGAGGCCTTTGTGAGCAGCACCACGTCAGTGCTGGAGGAGTACAGGGAGCCAGTCATCACCCTGGATGGGCTCAG GTGGAGCGTGTGTGTCCTCCTGTGCTGCACGGTGCTGCTGGTGGTTCTCTGCAATGTCTTCGGGCTGCTACTGGGGCCCCTGGGGCTGAAGGAGAGCGTGCTGCCCACACAGCGCAGCAGGCTCTCCAACGCCGGCGGGAACTTCTTCATGGC AGGGGTTGGCTTCAGCTTCATCTTCTCCTGGCTGCtgatgctgctggtgctggtcACCTTCATGCTGGGGGGGAACATTTACATGGTTGTCTGCGAGTCCTGGCACAGCCGGCAACTCTTCCAG CTCCTGGATACCCCAGGTCTGATCCCTGGCTTCAACCTGTCAGAGCTTCTGGGCCAGGAGGATGGCACAACAAACTTTTCGGAGATATACAG GCAGTGCCAGCAAGACGCTCCCCTGTGGCAAACACTGCACCTGGACCAGCGCGTGTCCCTGGACGAGGTCCTGAACATCAGCCAG TACAAAGGAGAGATCTCCGTGGCATTTAAGAAGATGAACATCACCCTGAGCCCCATCTCGCTGCTCAACCAGAGCCAGAAAGACGTACTGCTGAACGCCAGCCGGGCTGGGCAGCCCCCCGATTTCACCTCCATCCTGGAGCAG CTGGATCAGAACGTGACTGAGGGACGTCTTTTAGAtctggctgcagagctggagcagctggcaGACAAAGCG GATGCTGACGTGAGAGACAACCTGAAGGCTGATGCTCgccagctgagggaactggacaAAGAGATGCAAATGAGTTTCTCTGGGCCGCTG CAAAGCCTGAGGGAGAACATCCACTTGGTGCAACACGAGGCTGCCCAGCTCGAG GCACAGACAAACGCTGCGCTGGACAAAGCCAGTGAAGCCCAGGAGTTCCTGGAGAGGGAGACAGCAAACATCATCAAGAAC GAGACGTGGGCCTTCCTGGAGGGCCTGTTGGACTTCTTTGAGACCTACATCTCCTGGGCCAAGAACAGT CTGACTGGAGATGTGGCACGTTGCAAGCCCGTAGCTCAGACCCTGGATAATGTGGAGACCATCACCTGTGACTACATCCTGGACTCTCTG AATGCCTTCTGGTTCGGCCTGGGCTGGTGCACCTTTTTCCTGCTGCCTAGCATCATCCTGGCCGTCAGACTCGCCAAATTTTACCGCCGCATGGACATCGCTGATGTCTACAG GGATGAAACCTTTGAGAT GCCACCCACGCTCAACTCCTACAAGATGCCCCAGCCCACCACGAGGCACTAG